One segment of Trichlorobacter ammonificans DNA contains the following:
- the trpC gene encoding indole-3-glycerol phosphate synthase TrpC: MNNAIPDILKTIVEQKLIEVEAGKRDASIQELKGRISDLEDTPRGFERHLREAAASDWTAIIAEVKKGSPSKGVIRAGFDPLEIAETYQDNGATCLSVLTDEKFFLGHLRYLALIREQVGLPLLRKEFIIDPWQVYETRAAGADALLLIAAILEPQQIVDLAGLARELHLDVLLEVHDEAEMATACTTDIGLIGVNNRNLRTFVTDLSTTGRLAKMLPPGRLLVAESGINNRADIERLQADGARAFLIGESLVREEDIGAKLQELLG; encoded by the coding sequence TGTCGAACAAAAACTGATCGAAGTTGAGGCTGGCAAACGGGACGCCTCCATCCAGGAACTGAAAGGACGCATCTCCGACCTTGAGGACACCCCCCGCGGCTTCGAGCGGCACCTGCGGGAGGCCGCGGCCTCCGACTGGACCGCCATCATTGCCGAGGTCAAGAAAGGCTCCCCCAGCAAAGGGGTGATCCGCGCCGGCTTTGATCCCCTGGAGATCGCCGAAACCTACCAGGACAACGGCGCCACCTGCCTCTCCGTGCTCACGGACGAGAAATTCTTCCTGGGGCACCTGCGCTACCTGGCTTTGATCCGCGAACAGGTGGGGCTGCCGCTTCTGCGCAAGGAGTTCATCATCGACCCCTGGCAGGTCTACGAAACCCGGGCCGCCGGGGCCGATGCCCTGTTGCTCATCGCCGCCATCCTGGAGCCGCAGCAGATCGTCGATCTGGCCGGCCTGGCCCGTGAACTGCACCTGGACGTGCTGCTGGAGGTCCACGACGAAGCGGAAATGGCAACCGCCTGCACCACCGACATCGGCCTCATCGGCGTCAACAACCGCAACCTGCGCACTTTTGTCACCGACCTCTCCACCACCGGCCGGCTGGCGAAGATGCTGCCGCCGGGCCGCTTGCTGGTGGCGGAAAGCGGCATCAACAACCGGGCAGATATTGAGCGACTCCAGGCCGACGGCGCGCGAGCCTTCCTGATCGGCGAATCCCTGGTGCGGGAAGAGGATATTGGTGCCAAACTGCAGGAGCTGCTGGGGTAG
- a CDS encoding addiction module protein — protein MPHTMRQVLADALTLPPVDRAELIEALFSSFDSGNREQLDRLWALEAEDRIDAYERGEIGATSATAVFEKINAWTK, from the coding sequence ATGCCTCATACTATGCGACAAGTCCTGGCCGATGCGCTGACGTTGCCGCCAGTGGACCGCGCCGAGCTGATTGAGGCGCTTTTCTCCAGTTTTGACAGCGGCAACCGCGAACAGCTCGACCGGTTGTGGGCACTGGAGGCTGAAGACCGGATTGATGCCTATGAGCGCGGCGAAATAGGCGCAACATCGGCAACGGCCGTTTTCGAAAAGATCAATGCATGGACAAAATGA
- the cas3 gene encoding CRISPR-associated helicase Cas3': MENLAFIARYRQSDGTPQPLKEHLEGVADLAELFAGKIGMPTFGALLGLLHDTGKYSKAFQDYIKSAGGMLEPDDDEYIEVRKARGKIDHSSAGSQFVWRESGKSTYQQLAANILALCIASHHSGLIDCLSPDGTDIFSKRMIKADNETHYSDAVAVLEDEIKTQIKKLLESPALEKELKAIGERMKQMAVSVTTGQFALGFLTRFLFSALIDADRLNSAERTTSAKPDWNLLCGILEVNLAGFTVRNKIDTIRADISQACRKSAEREKGLYQLTVPTGGGKTLASLRFALYHAAKYGMDRIIYVVPFTSIIDQNARVARSIFAFQELTGKPVVLEHHSNLTPEQDTSESKLLTENWDAPIIYTTAVQFLETLFAGGTRGVRRLHQLANAVIIFDEIQTIPIRTIHLFNNAINFLVNQCGSTAVFCTATQPLLDRVDLLKGAAILSENPEMMGTENVDELFLNLHRARIEDRCKDGGWTVDDIADEAMKELADSGSVLVIVNKKSQAKELYTKLKARTDQVYHLSTSMCPAHRIRVLDKIKACLDPDKPQPVICVSTQLIEAGVDVDFGSVIRYLAGLDSIAQAAGRCNRNGRRETGRVLIVNQAGENLDRLPEMKVAQEITRRVLREFRDDPMAFDENLQSPRVMERYYFYYFFNRSHEMAFPVSSRNIRGMTGTSDLLTLLSTNNDAVQIYMNTQRNAPTIPLRQAFMSAAEAFRVIDSPTEGVIVPYMEGERIVAKLMTCPEEDRARLLKEAQRYSVNLFPHEMKKLKDTRALTEVWAGSGVFYLDERHYSEEFGISSDAVAEMKVRII; the protein is encoded by the coding sequence ATGGAAAACCTCGCATTTATAGCTAGATACCGGCAGTCGGACGGCACGCCGCAACCGCTGAAAGAGCATCTTGAAGGTGTCGCTGATTTGGCGGAGCTCTTTGCCGGAAAGATCGGTATGCCAACCTTTGGCGCGTTGCTGGGGCTGTTGCATGATACCGGAAAGTATTCCAAAGCGTTTCAGGATTACATCAAATCAGCAGGAGGGATGTTGGAACCCGATGATGATGAGTATATCGAAGTCAGGAAAGCCAGAGGGAAGATTGATCATTCCAGCGCCGGATCGCAGTTTGTCTGGCGGGAAAGTGGAAAATCAACCTATCAACAGTTGGCGGCAAACATACTGGCGTTGTGTATTGCCTCGCATCATTCCGGTTTGATCGATTGCCTGTCGCCGGATGGCACGGATATTTTTAGCAAAAGGATGATCAAAGCCGACAACGAAACCCATTACAGCGATGCTGTTGCCGTCTTGGAGGATGAAATCAAGACGCAAATTAAGAAACTGCTGGAATCTCCTGCACTGGAAAAAGAGCTGAAAGCAATTGGCGAACGGATGAAGCAAATGGCAGTGTCCGTGACAACCGGGCAGTTTGCGCTTGGCTTTCTAACGAGATTTCTTTTCAGCGCACTTATCGACGCGGACCGCCTCAATTCGGCAGAGCGTACTACATCGGCCAAGCCGGATTGGAATCTGCTATGTGGCATACTTGAGGTGAATCTTGCCGGGTTCACGGTGCGAAACAAAATCGACACCATCAGGGCTGACATTTCCCAAGCCTGCCGAAAAAGTGCTGAACGGGAAAAAGGGCTCTACCAACTCACCGTGCCGACCGGCGGCGGTAAGACTCTGGCAAGCCTCCGCTTTGCTCTGTATCACGCCGCCAAATATGGCATGGATAGGATTATCTACGTTGTTCCATTTACCTCAATAATCGACCAAAACGCCCGTGTAGCTAGGTCAATTTTTGCCTTCCAGGAATTGACCGGTAAACCGGTGGTATTGGAACATCACTCAAACCTCACACCAGAACAGGACACCAGCGAAAGCAAGTTGCTGACTGAAAATTGGGATGCCCCAATCATCTACACTACTGCCGTGCAGTTCTTGGAAACTCTCTTTGCGGGCGGTACCCGTGGCGTGCGTCGTCTACACCAACTTGCAAATGCCGTCATCATCTTCGACGAAATTCAGACCATTCCCATACGCACGATTCACCTCTTCAACAATGCCATCAATTTTCTGGTCAACCAGTGCGGCTCTACGGCGGTGTTTTGCACTGCGACTCAGCCGCTGCTGGATCGCGTCGATCTATTGAAGGGGGCAGCCATACTTTCAGAAAACCCGGAAATGATGGGCACCGAGAACGTTGATGAACTATTCCTAAATCTCCATCGTGCCAGGATTGAAGACCGCTGCAAAGATGGCGGATGGACAGTCGATGACATAGCTGACGAAGCCATGAAGGAGCTTGCCGACAGTGGCAGCGTGCTGGTTATCGTCAACAAGAAATCCCAAGCCAAGGAGCTTTACACAAAGCTGAAAGCGCGAACTGATCAGGTGTATCACCTGAGCACCAGTATGTGCCCGGCCCATCGCATCAGGGTGCTCGACAAGATCAAAGCTTGCCTTGACCCTGATAAGCCGCAACCGGTTATCTGCGTCAGTACCCAGTTGATCGAAGCCGGGGTAGATGTGGACTTTGGTTCGGTCATTCGCTATCTGGCCGGGCTTGATTCCATCGCCCAGGCAGCCGGGCGCTGCAACCGGAACGGGCGGCGGGAGACTGGACGGGTATTGATTGTCAATCAGGCTGGAGAAAACCTGGATAGACTACCGGAAATGAAGGTTGCACAAGAGATCACTCGAAGAGTGTTGCGGGAATTCAGAGATGATCCAATGGCATTTGACGAGAATTTGCAAAGTCCACGGGTGATGGAGCGTTACTATTTCTATTACTTTTTTAATCGTTCTCACGAAATGGCTTTTCCGGTCTCAAGCCGGAACATCAGAGGCATGACGGGTACAAGCGACTTGCTGACCCTGCTTTCCACCAACAATGATGCTGTACAAATTTACATGAACACTCAACGTAACGCTCCGACAATACCGTTGCGACAGGCGTTCATGAGCGCTGCCGAAGCGTTTCGGGTTATCGATTCACCGACAGAAGGGGTGATTGTTCCCTATATGGAGGGCGAGCGGATAGTCGCCAAGCTCATGACTTGCCCGGAGGAAGACCGCGCCAGACTGTTGAAAGAGGCGCAACGCTATTCGGTAAATCTGTTTCCGCATGAAATGAAAAAACTCAAGGATACACGGGCGTTGACGGAGGTTTGGGCCGGTAGCGGAGTTTTCTATCTCGATGAACGCCATTACAGCGAGGAATTTGGCATAAGTTCGGACGCGGTGGCAGAAATGAAGGTACGAATCATATGA
- the cas5c gene encoding type I-C CRISPR-associated protein Cas5c has product MRSRIDFKVTGRFALFTDPLTKIGGEKCSYHIPTFEALKGIAKSIYWKPTFVWVIDKVRVMRRIRTQSKSMKPLVFSGGNSLAIYTYLADVEYQVQAHFEWNVHREDMTADRDEGKHWHVAKRMLEKGGRQDIFLGTRECQGYVEPCTFGEGTSDYDGYGELEYGLMFHGFDYPDETGVNELYSRFWRPVMKDGVVEFATPQSCTVRKFVREMIPNPPRSEGLREEGLLDELD; this is encoded by the coding sequence ATGAGGAGCCGGATCGATTTCAAGGTGACGGGACGTTTTGCCCTGTTCACCGATCCGCTGACCAAAATCGGCGGAGAGAAATGTTCGTATCACATTCCGACATTCGAGGCATTGAAGGGGATTGCCAAGTCAATCTACTGGAAGCCGACGTTTGTCTGGGTGATCGACAAAGTACGGGTCATGCGCCGTATCCGTACCCAGTCGAAAAGTATGAAGCCACTGGTATTCAGTGGCGGTAACTCGTTAGCGATCTATACCTATCTCGCCGACGTCGAGTACCAAGTGCAGGCCCATTTTGAATGGAACGTGCATCGCGAGGACATGACGGCGGATCGCGATGAGGGCAAGCACTGGCATGTGGCCAAGCGAATGCTGGAAAAAGGGGGCCGCCAGGACATTTTCCTCGGTACCCGAGAGTGCCAGGGATACGTTGAACCGTGCACCTTCGGCGAAGGTACAAGTGACTACGACGGCTACGGCGAACTCGAGTACGGGCTCATGTTTCACGGTTTCGATTACCCCGATGAAACCGGCGTCAACGAACTGTACAGTCGGTTTTGGCGGCCGGTGATGAAAGACGGTGTGGTGGAGTTTGCAACGCCGCAGTCGTGCACAGTACGTAAGTTTGTGCGGGAGATGATACCCAATCCGCCCCGTTCTGAGGGGCTGCGAGAGGAGGGCCTGCTGGATGAGCTGGATTGA